GGGCGCAAAACTCCAGCGTTGAGGTTGAATGCTGAGGTTATATCTGGAGAAACGAACGGAGCAACAAAGTGACTTAAAATAAACAGGTGTTTGACAGGTTTCAATTGAAATGTCAAATGCAGAGAGATTAGGCACCAAAATACCCTGTGGGCTCTCACAGTCAGCACCCCCTTCCTTTCTATGGACATGCTCACAGATGAAGGGTCCACATCTGATGGCAGTTTGCACTGGTGAGAGAATGTATTCGTGACAGAGCCATCTTCACCCAGCTACAGGGCAAAAACAAGGAACATGTGAACATAAAAAAGACAGACTCATGTGCCTGACTCATTTATTGGTGATTTATCTGTAATGCAAGAAAAATCAATATCTCTTAAGAATAACATTTATGAACTTTTGTAATATCTTGCAGTTCTTCATTCTGCAGGTTGTTAAGTGTTTCTAATTTACTATTATCCTTTGACGTAAACCCAACAGGACCAAATCCAGTAGATTCAGTCCActtattttttaactttatcCATTCAAATGCCGTCTTTGATCAGCAATTACTGAGCAGATCTGTTttcgaaaaagaaaaattgtTCATTTTTGTCGATATAACATCCCCTTAAAACCATAATCTATATCATTCTGTAGTTCCTATTgtggatgacattttttttttttacaataggTTGATTGCATGACTCACCTTCTCAGCACGGACCTCTATAAGGTTGTTGGAGGATGTGACGATAA
The Odontesthes bonariensis isolate fOdoBon6 chromosome 3, fOdoBon6.hap1, whole genome shotgun sequence DNA segment above includes these coding regions:
- the LOC142377297 gene encoding heat shock protein beta-7-like isoform X1, translating into MEDSQSHFSQDSGSFLRHNTKEHKFTDHSYPTGKIQVIGDIFQFTLDVSEFSPEEVIVTSSNNLIEVRAEKLGEDGSVTNTFSHQCKLPSDVDPSSVSMSIERKGVLTVRAHRI